AAATCCGGCACGCACCGCGGCCTCGGCCAGGGCGCCCGGGGACTCGGAGCTGACCGCCACATCTTTTCCCATGCCCAACGCGAAACGCCGGGCCGAGCAGAGAAGCTCGAGGACGGACGCGTCAATCCTCTCTGCACCCTCAAGAACCAATTCGCAGGACCGGGAATCCCTGAGCGCCTCCAGGAGCGCGTCGCGGAGAAGCCCCCGAAAGGCCACGGTCGCCTCCCCCTTCAGGTGGATGAAGGTCTTTTCCTCCCGCCTTCCGACCGTCAGATGCTCAGTCCCGCCTTCCATGCGGTCACCGGACGAACTTTTCCACGACCCGCACCAGCTGCTCGGGGGTGAAGGGCTTGACGATCCAGCCGCTGGCACCGAGGAGCTTGCCCTGGTGCTTCTTCGATTCGGCGGACTCGGTGGTGAGCATGATGATGGGCTTGTACCTGTACTCGGGAAGCCCCTTCAGGGCCTCGATAAGGCCGAACCCGTCCATCTCCGGCATGTGCAAGTCCGTAATGACCAGGTCGACGGAGGCCTCCCGGGCCTTCTGCACGGCATCCATCCCGTCGGCGGCCTCCAGGACGCCATAGCCGGCATCCTGAAGGGTAAAGGCCATGAGCTGCCGCATGGATGCGGAGTCATCTACAATCAGTATCATCCTTTGCATCGCTCCTCCTAACGCGTCCGCACCCGGGCAGAGCGGCCCTAAAATATCGTGACGTTCTCATCCACCCGCCACGAGCCGTCTCCGCCCGCGCCGCCGTTTGCTTCAGCGAAGCACACGTCCGCCTCCCCGGCCGGTGCCAGTGTGGCGTCCATGACATCCCGCTCCGCCTGCATGGTATAAAGGCTCTTCAGCCACTCAACCCCCTTGTGCTCGTCCCATTCGTGCAGCCCCCGGCTTGTGCTCCTCAGGTGCCGCGCCATGCCCTCGAGCTCCCCCTTGAGGGCCCCGAGCGGCGCGACGACATGTTCGACGCGCTGGCGTGTAATATCCTGAAACTGCATGGAGACCACGATGCCTCCAATGTCCTGGGCCAGGAGCTGGGACTCCTCGGTAAGGGCGTCCAGTTCTCCCTTCGTCTCGGCCAGGAGGGAGTCGATTCTCCTGAGGGATTCGGCTACGACCCGCTCCGCCTGTTCCGCCCGGTCCCTGCTCTCCGTGCTCCTGGCTTGCGTTTCGGAGCCCAGCGCGGTCAAGGAGGCGTCCACGTCTTTCATGATGTGCTGTATCCGGGTGGCCGCCGAGTTGGAGCTGCCCGAGAGCTTCCGAATCTCGTCGGCCACCACGGCGAACCCCCTGCCGTGCTCCCCAGCCCGGGCGGCCTCGATGGCGGCGTTCAGGGCAAGGAGGTTCGTCTGGTCGGCGATATACTCGATCTCGCCGATGAACTTCTTTATGCTTTCCATGGAGGCATGCATGGCCCTGGCCCCCTCCAGGGTGCTCTCTATGGTGCCGGCCGTGCCCCGCAGGCTCTCTATCACGCCGGCCAGTGCCTTTCTGCTGACCTCCAGGAGGGCCTCCTCCCCCTCCTGGCCGGCGATGCCCTTGAGGGCGCCGGTGGCGCGCCGAGCGTTGTCCCGGGCCCGTTCGGCGATGCTCGAAAAGCTCTTGCCTATTCCCAGGGCAGCCTCTTCCGTCTGTCTGACCACCTCGCCGAGCTGGTTGGACATGACGGGCATGAGCTCCGCCTTCTTCTCAAGGCGGGAGGCCACGGGGGCGAGGTTGCCGCTTATGCTCTCGAGGATGCTCTTCTTGTCCTCCGTGTGCAGACGGGCCAGGCGCTTGCCGGACCGCGCCCCGCGCATGTGCAGAACCGCCAAGGCCCCCGCGTACCCCAGCACCGCCGCAGCGGCGCGAACGGGCGTATTCGAAATCAGAGCAGAAAGGCACAGAGGAAGAAGAGCCAGACCGGAGAGGCCAAGGTGTGCCGCTGCCTTCATGGGGCGTCCTCCCCCGCGTCTTTGGCATCGGCTTTCTTGCCGCAGTCTCTCCACTCCTTCAACGTGTCCAGGAGCTCCGCCAATTTCACCGGACGACGCAGATAGGCGTCGACTCCCGCAGGCGGCTGCTCTCGGCTTTCTCCGTTGCCGTTGAGTACGACGATTCGTGAAGCCGGGTTCTTTCTCTTGACCCAGGCGATGAGCTCCAGGGCTTCCTCCCGGGTCCTCCTGTACCCGGTCTCCGTAATGACGACCTGGAAGTTCTGGAGGTCCAGGAGGTTTTTCGCCATGTCCTCCGTCTCGGCCATATAGACCTCGTAGTCGAAGGTCTTGAAGAGCTCCGCCAGGAAGTACAGGTGCAGGATTTCGTCATGTATGATGAGGACCCTCTGCACGTCACATTCGCTCTGCATGTTCTCCTTTCCTCCCGGAAGGGAAGGACATGTCCCGCCCGCTTCCGGGGCACGGGCGCCGCTCCGCCCGCACGGCCCCGGAAAGGGCAACATCCGTGCCAGAGGATGAGGGATGTTTTTTATTGCGGTTATTCAGTGACTTTGTTCGTTGGCAGGAGGGGACGTAATAAGGCCGGAAGGAAAAAAGATGCGGAATGTCACGAATGGCGGAATGTCACGGACGTGACATTCCCCACGGCATCACGGGTCTCTGGACGTCAGGCCGTACTCTTGCATCTTTCTGTAGACGGTCCGCCGGTCCACGCCAAGGAGCCGGGCCGCCATCGTTTTGTTGCCCCCTGCCTCCCGAAGGGCTTCCTGCATCCTCTCAACCGTCACTCCCTTGTACCCGGCCCTGGGGTCCGCAGGAGCCGAGAGTCTTCCCAAAAAAGGCGGCAGCGATTCCGAGGATATGGTGGAGCCCGAAGAAACGACGAAGGCGTGTTCCAAAGCGTGCTCGAGTTCCCGCACATTGCCGGGCCAGTCGTAGTTCACAAAAGTGCTCAGGGCTTCCGGCGTTATGCCCACGATATCCTTCGTCATCTTCTTCCGGAGCTTTTCGAGGAAGTGGCTGACGAGCAGGGGGATGTCGTCTCGCCGGTCCCGAAGGCTGGGAAGGCGTATCTCCACGACGTTTATACGATAATAGAGGTCCTCTCTGAATGTTCCCTTCTTCACCCTCTCCAGCAGATTGCGGTTCGTGGCCGCCAAAACCCGCATATCCACGCTTATGGTGCGGGAATCCCCTAGACGCTCGAACTCGCCCTCCTGGAGGACCCGGAGCAGGCGGAGTTGCATTCTGGGGGAGATGTCCCCGATTTCGTCGAGGAAGATGGTCCCGCCGTCGGCCTGCTCAAAGCGGCCCGCGCGGTCGCGGTGGGCGTCGGTGAAAGCCCCCTTGACGTGCCCGAAAAGCTCGCTCTCCAGAAGCTCGTCCGGCAGAGCGGCACAATTGACTTTCACGAAGGGCTTCTCGCTCCTGACGCCGAGGGCATGGATGGCCTCGGCGACCATTCCCTTGCCGGTGCCGCTTTCCCCCGTAATGAGCACCGTGCTCTTTACGTCGGCCAGGGACTCGGCGAGGTTGTATATCTTCTGCATCTCCTCGTTGCCGCCAACCAGGGTGCCAAAGGCCGTTCTCCGCGACCTTTCATCTTCCAGAATGCACAGGCGGGTCTCATCGCGGACGACCAAGACCCCGCCATAAACGTTCCTCGATGCATCCAGCAGAGGCGAGGCTTGAAGGGACAGGACCACGGTTTTTCCCTTCCGCGACCGTGCCTCCAGCCTGTACGCCTCCACGGGCTTCCGCGTGGAAAGCGTCTGCCGGAGGACATCGAAGAAGATGCCCTGGCATTCCGAGGGCACGGCTTCGAGGCTTCCTCCCCACGCCTTTTCCCGGGAGACCCCGAGCAGGGCGGAGGCGGCTTCGTTCATTTGCAGAATCTGCATGTTCTTGTCCACGGTGATGATGCCGTCCCGCACGCTCCTGAAGATGGCCTCCATGTTCAAGCGGTACTTCTCTTCCCTGTCCACCGATTCCTTGTAGCGCAGTGCGGTGCGGGCGACCCGCAGGAGCGTGTCCTTCCGCACGGGCTTGGCGATGTAGTCATAGGCGCCGAGGCGGACGGCTTCCGAAGCGGTCTCGATGCCGGGCTCTCCCGTTATCATGATGACGGGCGCCTTGGGCTCGCTGCCCTTTATCCTCTTGAGCAACTCGACACCGGAGCCGTCGGGAAGAATGATGTCCACGAGAAATATGTCAAAGGACTTTTCCCGCACGTGCTCCAGGGCGTCGGTGAGACTAGAGGCGGCCGCGACCTCGTAACCTCCCTCGATAAGGAAATCCCCGAAGGTAAGCCGGATTCCTTCCTCGTCGTCAACGACCAGAATCTTCTTCTTCATGCCCTTTTACCTCCGGCAGGTCCACGATGACACGCGTAAATTCCCCTGGTGTGCTCTTTATGGATATGGCTCCTCCGTGTTCCTTGATGATTCCATAGCTTATGCTCAAACCGAGGCCCGTGCCCTTGCCCTGGGGCTTTGTCGTAAAGAAGGGCTCATGCACCTTCTGCAGCAGATGGGCCGGAATACCCAGGCCCCTGTCGTGAAATATCGAGCGCACATAGCGGATTCCTTCCGATTCGGCCATACCGCATGAGATGTACAGTACCTTGTCTTCATGCTGAGACGGGTACTTCTCCTCGAGCGCGTGCTGCGCGTTGCTCAAGAGATTGAGGAAAACCTGCTCCAGCTGCCGGTAACTGGCCCACACGGGGGGGAGGTCGGGCTCCGAGTCGACGGCGATGCGCACCCCTTCCCGAGCCATGGCGGCCCGGGTCAGGGCGAGGACGTCACGGAGGACGTCCTCCACCTTGACGAGGCATTTCTCTCCGCTGTCCTGACGGGCGAAGGAAAGAAGGCCCCTGACGATGGCGGCTATGCGGTTTCCTTCCTTGATGATGCGGCGGCAGTAATCGCTCTCCTTCGTGTCCTCGTCATAGCGGTCGGCCACAACCTGGGCGTAATTTATGATGCTGTTGATGGGGTTGTTTATCTCGTGGGCGGTCCCCGCCGCAAGCTCCCCGACGGAAGCCAATTGTGCGGCTCTCCGCGCCTCGCCTTCGAGCCTGGTCTTCTCGGTGATGTCGATGAGCAGTGCTATGACGTTCTTCACCCGGTCGGTCTTCTCGTCCTTGATGGGAAACGCCCTCACGTCCCAGAGTCGTCCGGCCGTATGTTCCATGGCCTCCGATTCGCCCTGGCCGCTCTCGAAACACCGCACGACGGGGCATCCCTCGCACGGCCTGTCACTTTTGAACCAAAGGTCGTGGCATCTGAGACCGCTCAGAAAGTCCACCTTGTCCCGACCGATTACGGCCGCGGCTCCCGCATTGGCCCAGATGACGTCGAGGTCGGGGGACAAGAGGAGGAGGGGGTCTGGGATGGCGTTCAGAAGGGTGTTGAACTCACGCGAGAGCTTCCTGTAGTTCCACTCGTTTATCCGGAGGCTCTCCTCGGC
The sequence above is drawn from the Nitrospirota bacterium genome and encodes:
- a CDS encoding STAS domain-containing protein, whose amino-acid sequence is MEGGTEHLTVGRREEKTFIHLKGEATVAFRGLLRDALLEALRDSRSCELVLEGAERIDASVLELLCSARRFALGMGKDVAVSSESPGALAEAAVRAGFLRRRGCTAYCGERCLWVAENGEERRTP
- a CDS encoding response regulator, whose amino-acid sequence is MQRMILIVDDSASMRQLMAFTLQDAGYGVLEAADGMDAVQKAREASVDLVITDLHMPEMDGFGLIEALKGLPEYRYKPIIMLTTESAESKKHQGKLLGASGWIVKPFTPEQLVRVVEKFVR
- a CDS encoding methyl-accepting chemotaxis protein — protein: MKAAAHLGLSGLALLPLCLSALISNTPVRAAAAVLGYAGALAVLHMRGARSGKRLARLHTEDKKSILESISGNLAPVASRLEKKAELMPVMSNQLGEVVRQTEEAALGIGKSFSSIAERARDNARRATGALKGIAGQEGEEALLEVSRKALAGVIESLRGTAGTIESTLEGARAMHASMESIKKFIGEIEYIADQTNLLALNAAIEAARAGEHGRGFAVVADEIRKLSGSSNSAATRIQHIMKDVDASLTALGSETQARSTESRDRAEQAERVVAESLRRIDSLLAETKGELDALTEESQLLAQDIGGIVVSMQFQDITRQRVEHVVAPLGALKGELEGMARHLRSTSRGLHEWDEHKGVEWLKSLYTMQAERDVMDATLAPAGEADVCFAEANGGAGGDGSWRVDENVTIF
- a CDS encoding response regulator, with the translated sequence MQSECDVQRVLIIHDEILHLYFLAELFKTFDYEVYMAETEDMAKNLLDLQNFQVVITETGYRRTREEALELIAWVKRKNPASRIVVLNGNGESREQPPAGVDAYLRRPVKLAELLDTLKEWRDCGKKADAKDAGEDAP
- a CDS encoding sigma 54-interacting transcriptional regulator: MKKKILVVDDEEGIRLTFGDFLIEGGYEVAAASSLTDALEHVREKSFDIFLVDIILPDGSGVELLKRIKGSEPKAPVIMITGEPGIETASEAVRLGAYDYIAKPVRKDTLLRVARTALRYKESVDREEKYRLNMEAIFRSVRDGIITVDKNMQILQMNEAASALLGVSREKAWGGSLEAVPSECQGIFFDVLRQTLSTRKPVEAYRLEARSRKGKTVVLSLQASPLLDASRNVYGGVLVVRDETRLCILEDERSRRTAFGTLVGGNEEMQKIYNLAESLADVKSTVLITGESGTGKGMVAEAIHALGVRSEKPFVKVNCAALPDELLESELFGHVKGAFTDAHRDRAGRFEQADGGTIFLDEIGDISPRMQLRLLRVLQEGEFERLGDSRTISVDMRVLAATNRNLLERVKKGTFREDLYYRINVVEIRLPSLRDRRDDIPLLVSHFLEKLRKKMTKDIVGITPEALSTFVNYDWPGNVRELEHALEHAFVVSSGSTISSESLPPFLGRLSAPADPRAGYKGVTVERMQEALREAGGNKTMAARLLGVDRRTVYRKMQEYGLTSRDP